A genomic window from Melanotaenia boesemani isolate fMelBoe1 chromosome 15, fMelBoe1.pri, whole genome shotgun sequence includes:
- the LOC121654803 gene encoding odorant receptor 131-2-like: protein MNVTKVPQLMPLETSAKALMTVMPCLLFLYINSVMVFALLKKPFFMDSPRYVLFGHLLFTDSLQLLLCMMLYLFAVTQVRMITHVCIIVTQFAVVTIKISPLNLAVMSLERYVAICFPLRHSTIATSRTTRIAIAVMWTVASLDSFTQLFLFISLEKTGFTTQGFCIISNVFQLQVYMTVNRAFTIVNFVLVSLIIIYTYVALVVTVRSASFHARNANKAHRTVLLHLLQFCLCLVSTLFSMINSASLLNVNPSIALHIQYVLFVGLIIFPKCLSPLIYGLRDQTFRCVFIYYFTFGSKSTVESHPRS, encoded by the coding sequence ATGAATGTTACAAAAGTCCCACAGCTGATGCCACTGGAGACCTCTGCTAAAGCGCTGATGACTGTAATGCCGTGCCTTCTCTTCTTGTATATTAACAGCGTCATGGTGTTTGCTTTGTTGAAAAAGCCTTTCTTTATGGACTCCCCTCGATATGTCTTATTTGGTCATTTACTCTTTACTGACTCTCTACAGCTTCTACTGTGTATGATGCTGTACTTATTTGCTGTGACACAGGTCAGAATGATCACCCATGTTTGTATTATTGTCACTCAGTTTGCAGTCGTCACTATTAAGATATCTCCCCTCAACTTGGCTGTTATGTCTTTGGAGAGATATGTTGCCATTTGTTTTCCACTGAGGCATTCTACCATTGCTACGTCCAGAACGACAAGGATTGCCATCGCCGTCATGTGGACAGTGGCCTCTTTAGACTCATTCACacaactttttctgtttatcagTCTGGAGAAAACTGGTTTCACTACACAAGGATTCTGCATAATAAGCAATGTTTTCCAGCTGCAGGTCTACATGACTGTAAACAGGGCTTTCACTATTGTCAATTTTGTGTTGGTGAGCTTGATTATCATTTACACATATGTGGCACTCGTGGTTACTGTGAGGTCTGCCTCTTTTCATGCACGAAATGCCAATAAGGCACACAGGACAGTGTTGTTGCATCTGCTTCAGTTCTGCCTGTGTCTTGTCTCCACTCTGTTTAGCATGATAAATTCAGCGAGCCTGTTGAATGTAAATCCTTCTATTGCTCTTCATATTCAGTATGTCCTCTTTGTAGGACTAATTATTTTCCCAAAGTGTTTGAGTCCACTTATATACGGCTTGAGAGATCAGACTTTCAGGTGTGTCTTCATATACTATTTCACATTTGGCAGCAAATCAACTGTTGAGTCACATCCCAGGTCTTGA
- the ppme1 gene encoding protein phosphatase methylesterase 1 isoform X1, giving the protein MEKQLHLNLLASRPPMAGGFQSSSKMKMGPGRKRDFTPLPWSQYFETMEDVEVENENGKDIFRIYCSGSRGPVLLLLHGGGHSALSWAVFTAVIYSRINCRVVAMDLRAHGDTKVKNPEDLSADTMAKDVGKVVEALYGENPPPIMIIGHSMGGAIAVHTAAANHVPSLLGLCVIDVVEGTAMDALNSMQNFLRSRPKTFKSLENAIEWSVKSGQIRNIESARVSMGGQVKKCDESTSSPSVSNSIGEGIIEEEEDEEVEEESNKKRMKEDDQEIKKESIFTWRVELSKTEKYWEGWFSGLSALFLSCPVPKLLLLAGVDRLDKDLTIGQMQGKFQMQVLPQCGHAVHEDAPEKVADALATFMVRHKFTEFKEGYLC; this is encoded by the exons ATGGAGAAACAGTTGCATTTGAACCTGCTAGCCTCCAGACCTCCAATGGCAGGTGGTTTTCAGTCCAGCTCTAAAATGAAAATGGG ACCTGGGCGGAAGAGAGATTTCACCCCTCTGCCCTGGAGTCAGTACTTTGAAACCATGGAAGATGTTGAGGtggaaaatgaaaatggcaaaGAT ATTTTCAGAATTTACTGCAGTGGCTCTCGTGGTCCCGTGCTGCTACTGCTCCACGGAGGAGGCCATTCTGCTCTTTCCTGGGCAGTATTTACT GCTGTCATATACAGCAGGATCAACTGCAGGGTGGTGGCTATGGACCTTCGAGCTCATG GTGACACTAAAGTGAAAAATCCTGAAGATCTCTCTGCAGACACTATGGCCAA GGATGTCGGTAAAGTGGTGGAGGCACTCTATGGCGAGAACCCACCTCCAATCATGATTATTGGACACAGTATGGGTGGGGCCATTGCAGTTCACACCGCCGCCGCTAATCATGTCCCATCACTGCTTGGACTCTGTGTCATTGATGTTGTTGAAG GAACAGCAATGGATGCTTTAAACAGTATGCAGAATTTTCTCAGAAGTCGGCCAAAGACGTTTAAGTCTCTGGAGAATGCGATAGAGTGGAG TGTGAAGAGTGGCCAGATTCGAAACATAGAGTCGGCACGGGTGTCGATGGGAGGCCAAGTAAAGAA ATGTGATGAGTCCACCAGCAGCCCAAGCGTGTCTAATAGCATTGGTGAGGGCATtatagaagaagaggaggatgaagaggtggaggaagagtcCAACAAGAAAAGAATGAAGGAAGATGACCAAGAG ATTAAAAAGGAGAGCATCTTCACCTGGCGAGTTGAGCtgtcaaagacagaaaaatattggGAGGGCTGGTTCAGTGGTCTGTCCGCCCTCTTTCTCTCCTGCCCTGTGCCAAAACTGCTCCTGCTTGCAG GAGTGGACAGGCTTGACAAAGACCTTACTATTGGACAGATGCAAG GGAAGTTTCAGATGCAGGTCCTCCCTCAGTGTGGTCATGCTGTTCATGAGGATGCACCTGAAAAA GTAGCAGATGCTTTAGCAACATTTATGGTCCGGCACAAATTCACTGAGTTTAAGGAGGGATATCTGTG ctaa
- the ppme1 gene encoding protein phosphatase methylesterase 1 isoform X2, translated as MEKQLHLNLLASRPPMAGGFQSSSKMKMGPGRKRDFTPLPWSQYFETMEDVEVENENGKDIFRIYCSGSRGPVLLLLHGGGHSALSWAVFTAVIYSRINCRVVAMDLRAHGDTKVKNPEDLSADTMAKDVGKVVEALYGENPPPIMIIGHSMGGAIAVHTAAANHVPSLLGLCVIDVVEGTAMDALNSMQNFLRSRPKTFKSLENAIEWSVKSGQIRNIESARVSMGGQVKKCDESTSSPSVSNSIGEGIIEEEEDEEVEEESNKKRMKEDDQEIKKESIFTWRVELSKTEKYWEGWFSGLSALFLSCPVPKLLLLAGVDRLDKDLTIGQMQGKFQMQVLPQCGHAVHEDAPEKVADALATFMVRHKFTEFKEGYL; from the exons ATGGAGAAACAGTTGCATTTGAACCTGCTAGCCTCCAGACCTCCAATGGCAGGTGGTTTTCAGTCCAGCTCTAAAATGAAAATGGG ACCTGGGCGGAAGAGAGATTTCACCCCTCTGCCCTGGAGTCAGTACTTTGAAACCATGGAAGATGTTGAGGtggaaaatgaaaatggcaaaGAT ATTTTCAGAATTTACTGCAGTGGCTCTCGTGGTCCCGTGCTGCTACTGCTCCACGGAGGAGGCCATTCTGCTCTTTCCTGGGCAGTATTTACT GCTGTCATATACAGCAGGATCAACTGCAGGGTGGTGGCTATGGACCTTCGAGCTCATG GTGACACTAAAGTGAAAAATCCTGAAGATCTCTCTGCAGACACTATGGCCAA GGATGTCGGTAAAGTGGTGGAGGCACTCTATGGCGAGAACCCACCTCCAATCATGATTATTGGACACAGTATGGGTGGGGCCATTGCAGTTCACACCGCCGCCGCTAATCATGTCCCATCACTGCTTGGACTCTGTGTCATTGATGTTGTTGAAG GAACAGCAATGGATGCTTTAAACAGTATGCAGAATTTTCTCAGAAGTCGGCCAAAGACGTTTAAGTCTCTGGAGAATGCGATAGAGTGGAG TGTGAAGAGTGGCCAGATTCGAAACATAGAGTCGGCACGGGTGTCGATGGGAGGCCAAGTAAAGAA ATGTGATGAGTCCACCAGCAGCCCAAGCGTGTCTAATAGCATTGGTGAGGGCATtatagaagaagaggaggatgaagaggtggaggaagagtcCAACAAGAAAAGAATGAAGGAAGATGACCAAGAG ATTAAAAAGGAGAGCATCTTCACCTGGCGAGTTGAGCtgtcaaagacagaaaaatattggGAGGGCTGGTTCAGTGGTCTGTCCGCCCTCTTTCTCTCCTGCCCTGTGCCAAAACTGCTCCTGCTTGCAG GAGTGGACAGGCTTGACAAAGACCTTACTATTGGACAGATGCAAG GGAAGTTTCAGATGCAGGTCCTCCCTCAGTGTGGTCATGCTGTTCATGAGGATGCACCTGAAAAA GTAGCAGATGCTTTAGCAACATTTATGGTCCGGCACAAATTCACTGAGTTTAAGGAGGGATATCTGTG A